One Aspergillus oryzae RIB40 DNA, chromosome 2 genomic window carries:
- the fmpF gene encoding phenol 2-monooxygenase fsqG (2-polyprenyl-6-methoxyphenol hydroxylase and related FAD-dependent oxidoreductases) — protein MGSRSNYVDVLIIGAGPAGLTAANCFLGSRLNVRIIDKKNGIVEAGKADGLKSISLEVLDSFGIGDGIRNEAHRVEEITLWNSDPAGGLSRACIIPDRIPELGKPREVSLHQGRIEHHMIENLRKRSTIEVEWRKQPVHMDIDLDQVDNPEAYPITVSVETSEDGSDPGLLWQPMHAERDSIRRPEIVKETIHAKYVLGCDGARSWIRQRLGVSFIGDLTDSTWVPKTSFPDIRKVAVIHSSKGTVMSVPREDKLVRFYIQIDAVNPNAASGLARRDLKVEDLLDAARAIMFPYTMEAAECAWWSAYRVGQRVANEFARHGRIFLAGDSVHTHSPKAGQGMNTSIQDAYNIGWKLRACAEHHCGREILATYEGERKPVAEALINFDRDYLKHFAKQHASNHAEFLDAYLKGQKFTTGIGIRYPPSLLISEDVDARSLHGGLVPGLRLPDFQVVNQSDGVPIRIHQRLRADGKFRIVVFPGDVSQEHAMSRLNQFGAWLARSQLDVEVSHSDGGSEEFFIETITVHAARRADVELEDFHEALHPWSSRWGWNYWNIYADDESYHDGHGEAYQRCGLGRNHDCVVVVRPDGYISVVCELENTGAITSFFDALQPIKSVRPRL, from the exons ATGGGTTCGCGATCGAACTACGTTGATGTACTTATCATCGGAGCAGGCCCAGCTGG TCTCACCGCGGCAAATTGTTTTCTTGGAAGTCGACTGAATGTCCGCATTATCGACaaaaagaatggaattgTAGAGGCAGGTAAAGCCGATGGATTGAAAAGCATTTCCCTGGAGGTCCTGGACAGCTTTGGAATTGGCGATGGTATTCGCAATGAGGCCCATAGAGTCGAGGAAATTACCCTTTGGAATTCTGACCCAGCTGGGGGTCTTTCCAGGGCTTGTATAATCCCGGACCGCATACCTGAGCTTGGCAAGCCTCGGGAAGTCTCTTTGCATCAAG GTAGGATTGAACACCATATGATCGAGAATCTGCGCAAGCGGAGCACTATCGAAGTGGAGTGGAGAAAGCAGCCGGTGCATATGGACATCGACCTCGATCAAGTAGACAACCCAGAGGCATACCCTATCACGGTATCAGTTGAAACTTCGGAAGATGGCTCAGATCCAGGACTGTTGTGGCAACCCATGCATGCCGAGCGAGATAGT ATAAGACGCCCGGAGATCGTGAAAGAGACCATCCACGCTAAGTACGTCTTGGGATGTGATGGGGCACGCAGCTGGATTCGCCAACGTCTCGGTGTGTCATTTATTGGGGATCTAACTGATTCAACGTGGG TCCCCAAGACAAGCTTCCCAGATATCCGCAAGGTGGCCGTCATCCATTCCTCGAAGGGTACCGTCATGTCTGTGCCTCGTGAAGACAAACTTGTCCGATTCTATATTCAGATTGACGCTGTCAATCCAAATGCAGCATCTGGATTGGCGCGACGTGACCTGAAGGTGGAGGATCTGCTTGATGCTGCACGCGCGATCATGTTCCCCTATACTATGGAGGCTGCAGAATGCGCTTGGTGGTCGGCCTATCGCGTTGGGCAGCGGGTTGCCAATGAGTTTGCCCGCCATGGTCGGATCTTCCTGGCGGGCGACTCGGTTC ACACCCACTCTCCAAAGGCCGGTCAGGGGATGAATACAAGCATTCAAGACG CATACAACATTGGTTGGAAGCTTCGAGCGTGCGCAGAACACCACTGTGGTCGAGAAATTCTAGCAACTTATGAGGGCGAACGTAAGCCAGTTGcagaagctttgatcaaCTTCGACCGTGACTATCTAAAGCACTTTGCAAAACAACATGCCTCCAACCACGCGGAGTTTCTCGATGCCTACCTGAAAGGGCAGAAATTCACCACAGGAATAGGCATCAGATATCCTCCTTCCCTCCTGATTTCCGAGGATGTTGATGCCCGGTCATTACACGGAGGGTTGGTCCCTGGTCTGCGTCTCCCGGATTTCCAGGTAGTAAACCAATCTGACGGGGTGCCTATCCGCATCCACCAACGATTGAGAGCTGATGGGAAGTTTCGCATTGTTGTGTTTCCTGGCGACGTTTCTCAAGAACACGCCATGTCGAGACTCAACCAGTTCGGTGCCTGGCTGGCTAGGTCCCAATTAGACGTCGAGGTGTCCCACTCGGATGGGGGATCAGAAGAGTTCTTTATTGAGACCATAACCGTCCACGCTGCCCGACGCGCTGATGTCGAGCTCGAAGATTTCCATGAAGCCCTCCATCCATGGAGTTCCAGGTGGGGATGGAACTACTGGAACATTTATGCGGACGATGAAAGCTATCATGATGGTCACGGAGAGGCATATCAACGGTGTGGGCTCGGCCGAAATCACGATTGTGTGGTAGTGGTGCGCCCAGACGGATATATCAGCGTTGTCTGCGAGTTAGAAAATACTGGAGCGATCACATCTTTCTTTGACGCACTCCAGCCCATTAAGTCGGTGAGACCACGACTCTAA
- a CDS encoding uncharacterized protein (H+/oligopeptide symporter): MTAPAGSTEKSETSETTTLQTTEVSTVDVDPDLPRVLAKVPGTVWVVAFIAAAERFTYWGITTPWQNYMQNPPGHQSLPGALGLGEAKASTIYNVFMFFSYLTPIPFAIISDVYLGRYRTLRLSLIFYLIGCVILIATSVSSATEYRVTFGGLIAAMVLIGLAVGGVRATVTPLMSDDTLLTILESVDQYAPTEVKVTTLPNGKQVVYDRGLTTQYIYNAQYWYIRLVNIASLSAIPTTFIEKNVSFWAAYLLPSCFLAAGLVLLIIGQKRFRKLPPTGNILPKAGSVLSCAIRGRFQLDAAMPSYQREHFAKEVSWDETFVNEIRRGLVACRVILGFILFFTCLSQASNNLISQAGQMKTYGIPNDTITAMNPIFCVIMGPVIQKGLYPLLNKNNVKFQSITRMATGFIMMSASMAFAAGVQKIIYDTGPCYDRPLTCPGAENGRIPNQVNVFLQTPTYIILAVAEIFSFVTLSEYTYTKAPTDMKAVVQALGQLGAAAGSAIGIAITPLAHDPSLIWMYTGLAVAMFLVAVVFWILFKKYNAIDREDK, encoded by the exons ATGACCGCGCCAGCCGGCTCGACAGAAAAGTCGGAGACGTCGGAGACAACGACCCTACAGACAACGGAGGTTTCTACGGTGGATGTCGATCCTGACCTGCCTCGTGTTCTAGCGAAGGTCCCAGGAACTGTATGGGTAGTGGCTTTCATTGCTGCAGCGGAACGATTCACATACTGGGGCATCACAACTCCCTGGC AGAACTACATGCAAAACCCCCCTGGGCATCAGAGTTTGCCCGGTGCATTAGGCCTCGGCGAAGCGAAAGCATCCACGATATACAATGTCTTCATGTTTTTCTCCTATTTAACACCAATTCCTTTCGCGATAATCTCGGACGTCTATCTCGGTCGTTATCGGACATTGCGCCTGAGTTTGAT CTTCTATTTAATCGGATGCGTCATTTTAATTGCGACTTCGGTGAGCTCCGCCACAGAGTATCGGGTCACTTTTGGCGGGCTAATTGCAGCCATGGTTCTCATTGGATTGGCGGTAGGGGGTGTGAGGGCGACAGTGACACCTCTGATGAGTGA TGATACCTTGCTCACCATCTTGGAATCAGTGGACCAGTATGCGCCGACCGAAGTCAAAGTGACAACATTACCCAACGGCAAGCAGGTTGTATATGATCGTGGCCTAACAACGCAGTACATATATAACGCACAATACTG GTACATAAGGCTCGTCAACATTGCAAGTCTGTCCGCGATCCCGACGACTTTTATAGAGAAGaacgtttctttttgggcaGCATATCTTCTCCCCAGCTGCTTTCTTGCCGCAGGACTTGTCTTGCTTATCATAGGACAGAAACGGTTTC GCAAACTCCCGCCAACCGGTAATATTCTACCGAAAGCAGGAAGTGTGCTCTCTTGTGCCATCCGTGGCCGCTTCCAGCTTGATGCTGCCATGCCATCTTATCAGCGCGAGCATTTCGCCAAAGAGGTTTCATGGGACGAAACCTTTGTGAACGAGATACGACGCGGACTCGTGGCTTGTCGAGTCAT ACTGGGGTTCATTCTATTCTTCACCTGCCTCAGTCAAGCATCCAATAACCTGATTTCTCAAGCGGGGCAGATGAAAACGTATGGAATCCCGAACGACACGATCACTGCGATGAATCCCATATTTTGCGTCATAATGGGCCCAGTTATCCAAAAGGGATTGTACCCCTTGCTGAACAAGAACAATGTGAAATTCCAGTCCATCACACGCATGGCAACGGGATTCATCATGATGAGCGCATCAATGGCATTCGCTGCCGGGGTCCAAAAGATTATCTACGACACTGGACCCTGTTATGATCGGCCTCTTACGTGCCCCGGGGCTGAGAATGGTCGGATTCCAAACCAGGTCAACGTCTTTCTTCAGACTCCAACATATATCATCCTTGCGGTGGCAGagatcttctctttcgtgaCCCTGTCGGAATACACCTATACAAAGGCCCCGACAGACATGAAAGCTGTGGTCCAAGCGCTCGGTCAACTGGGTGCGGCGGCAGGATCAGCCATTGGTATCGCGATCACTCCGTTAGCTCATGATCCCAGCCTGATATGGATGTATACTGGGCTAGCGGTAGCTATGTTCTTGGTAGCGGTTGTTTTTTGGATCTTGTTCAAGAAATATAATGCGATCGATCGGGAGGATaaatga